The window CGAACCCGGATCGATATCCTCGAAGGGCTGGGGGTTGACGGAAAGGTCTTCAATCACCCGCAGGACCGGCGCCTTTTCCACCAAGGGCTCTTTAAAAGGGCGAATCGGTTCAGGAACTACCTTCGGCGCCTGCGTGATGGAAGAGGTCATTGTCGTAACCGGAGCGGCTGGCGCCGGTGACGCCGGGACCGGCGCCGCTGAAACAGGCACAGAAGCAGGGGCAGCAACCGGAGTTTTAGGCGAGTCAACACCGGGAACGGAGCGAACGGCCGCAACAGCATTGGCGACAATATGGCCGTCGTATTCTTCCAGTCTGGCTTCGTCCAGGTCTTCTACGACGATCAATACGTCACGGCCGAAAGTGACGACACTCTCCGCCGGGATGATGCGGGCCCCCAGCGTTTCCTGGGAGGGCAGGAGCAGGCAGCCGGTGATTTTGCCAGAAGCCACATCAACGAAGTACTCGTTGACAACGCCGATCAGTCGACCCCGCTTGGTCAACACCTTCGTCCCTTTGACCTTGACCTGACGTTGGATCAGTCCCTGCACTTCGGGCAAATCGGTCAGGCGCTGCAGCGCCTCTTCGCTCTCAATGGTAACGGCATACTCGCCAACCCCTTGGAGCCGTTCAAAGGGAATAACCTGCGCTCCGAGATACCAAGACTCGTTTTCCACCATCAGGTATTCGACAGCGCCTTGGTCAGGATTGATGATCAGGTCACGGACCAAACCGAGTTCTCGACCATCGTTGATGCTGATGATGGCCAACCCGACAATGTTCTGGCTCTTGGTCACACAGCCGTCCTCCTTGTCACATTTCTATCAGCCGCCGTTCGCGGCGCGCGATACGTTTTCAGGTAGTTTTCAATCTCCGCCAGGATGGGGGCGGGCAGATCTCCCCGGTGCTTTTCCCAGTATCTGGTGATCTGATGGTAGGCTTCGTCATGTTTGTCCATCAGTTCGTATATGGCGCACATTTCAAGGACGATGAACATCTCGTCCTCCATGCTGATCCCGGATCGCG of the Heliomicrobium undosum genome contains:
- a CDS encoding PRC-barrel domain-containing protein, translating into MTKSQNIVGLAIISINDGRELGLVRDLIINPDQGAVEYLMVENESWYLGAQVIPFERLQGVGEYAVTIESEEALQRLTDLPEVQGLIQRQVKVKGTKVLTKRGRLIGVVNEYFVDVASGKITGCLLLPSQETLGARIIPAESVVTFGRDVLIVVEDLDEARLEEYDGHIVANAVAAVRSVPGVDSPKTPVAAPASVPVSAAPVPASPAPAAPVTTMTSSITQAPKVVPEPIRPFKEPLVEKAPVLRVIEDLSVNPQPFEDIDPGSLRPQREDKPNEAEPFTFPALEKNEDAEAKPEGGDGQERGPLFGQMQHKYYVGKVLTKTITNNLGETVAEEGDLVTEELIEKVRQSGKYLEMIMNVKE